A region of the Polaribacter sp. L3A8 genome:
ATGAGGTAATTTCTGATAAAGAAAAACATCTTCATTTGGTAGAAAAAGCACTCGATGAAATAAATAAAAACGAGCTTGTAAAAGTAGTCCTTTCTAGAAAAGAAGAAATTCAATTAGATAAATTTGACGTGCTACTAACGTTTAAAAAACTACTAAATTCTTATGCAAATGCATTTGTTTATGTTTGGTTTCACCCTAAAGTAGGTTTGTGGTTTGGTGCCACTCCAGAAACACTTTTAAATATTAAAGGAAACAGTTTTAAAACCATGTCTTTAGCGGGTACACAAGTGTATGTTGATTCTGAAGAGGTTGTTTGGCAAAATAAAGAATTAGAAGAACAGCAATTGGTTACAGATTTTATAGAGAGTCAATTAAAGCCCATTTCTACCAATCTTAAAGTTGATAAAAAAGAAACGATTAGAGCAGGTAATTTGTTGCATTTAAGAAGTAAGATAGAAGGTAAGTTAAATAATAATTCTAATTTAAAAGCTTTAATTAGAGGTTTGCACCCAACACCTGCAGTATGTGGTTTGCCTAGAGAAAAAGCCGAAGAATTTATCTGCCAAAATGAAAACTATAAACGAACATTTTATAGTGGTTTTTTAGGAGAACTTAATATTAAAAATAATAGCTCTTCTCTTTTTGTAAATTTAAGATGTATGAGTATAGAAGATAAAATAGCTTCTATATATGTTGGTGGTGGAATTACAAAAGAAAGTTCTGCAAAAAACGAATGGGAGGAAACCATTGCTAAAACAAAAACAATTAAGAAAGTACTTTAAAATTAAAAACCATAAATATAAAACTTATGGTTTTTAATGTGTAAAATAATTTGAATTTAAATCGTTTATTTTGCTTAGAGTTCAACGAATTCTTAGTATTCATTAACAAACCAAAGCAAAAACAGTCTGAGACTGTTATATATCATCAAAAGAAACATCAGTAAAACTCTCTGTAGACTTTACATTGTCTGTAGTTTCTGTTTCTTCTTCCTTTTTAAAATCTTTTTGATGACGTTCACTAATTACTTCGCTACCTTTTTCGTTTAAAATGTAATCTGTTGCTTTACCTAACATTTCTTGAAAATCAGTAAAATCTTCTTTGTAAAGGTAAATTTTGTGTTTTTGGTAATGAAAACTACCATCATCATGTGTAAACTTTTTACTCTCTGTAACAGTTAAGTAATAATCATCTGCTTTTGTTGCTCTTACATCAAAAAAGTAAGTTCTTCTTCCTGCTCTTAATACCTGTGAAAAAATTTCTTCTTGTTCAACTCTCTCTGCTCTCTCTGCCATAATTCTTTTAAAATAGTAATTATAAATATTTTTTTTATACTTAACAAATCTAACAAAATATTTTATGTAGCAATGTTAAAGATTAATTTTCTTTTTCTAAAAGTTGTTGGTCATACAAGTTTTTGTAATACCCTTCTTGTGCTATTAGTTGATTATGAGTTCCTTGTTGTATGATTTGACCTTCGTCTAAAACAATAATTTTATCAGCATTTTTAGCAGAAGATATTCTATGACTAATTATAAAAGTGGTAATATTTTTTGAAATTCGCTCTAAATTAGATAATATTTTTTCTTCTGTTTCTGTGTCTACAGCAGACAAACAATCGTCAAAAATTAAAATTTTAGGCTTTTTAATAATCGCCCTTGCAATAGAAACGCGCTGTTTTTGTCCGCCAGAAAGCGTAACTCCACGTTCTCCTAAAATGGTTTTATATCCGTTAGGGAAATCTACAATGTTTTTATGAACATCCGCATTTTTTGCTGCAGCGATAATTTCTGCTTCTGTAGCATCTTCTTTACCAAACTTAATATTGTCTTCTATACTTTCTGAAAAAAGAAAAGGATCTTGAGGTACAAAACCGATCTGACTTCTGACGTCATCTAAATTAGCTTCTTTAATAGGAGTGTCGTCTAATAATATGGTACCTACTTTTGTGTCGTATAATCTAGAAATTAGTTCTATAATCGTAGATTTACCAGAACCAGTTCTTCCTAAAATGGCAATTGTTTCTCCCGATTTTATAGAAAAATTAATGTTTTTTAAAGCGGTAATATTGGTGTCATCATACGTAAAAGTAACGTCTTTAAAAGTTACGTTTCCTTTTAATTGAGAAGTAGCCGTGTTTGTGTTTTGAATTTCTGGTACTTGCTGTAAAAATTCATTAATTCTTGCTTGCGAGGCTTCCGCTTGCTGTACCATAGAAGTTACCCAGCCCACAACGGCAACTGGCCAGGTTAAAATGTTTACATATAACATAAACTCAATAATAACACCTATTTGAATTTGATCATTAATATATAGTTTTCCTCCAACATAAATAACAATGATGTTACTAATACCAATTAATAAAATCATTAACGGAAAAAATAAGGCATTTGCTTTTTGAAGGTGAATGTTTTTGTCCTTACTTTCATCTGCAATTTTATCAAAGTCTTTAATAATAGAAGCTTCAATTCCGTATGATTTAACCACATTTATACCTGAGAAAAATTCTTGGTTAAAGGTGGTTAATTTTGATAAATATTGTTGAACAACGGTGCTTCTTTTATGTATTACTTTGCTTAACACAAATATAGAAATAGATAATAAAGGAAAAGGTATTAACGTATACATGGTTAGTTTTACATTAATGCTAATCATTTGTGTAAAACCTACCGTAAAAGTTACAATCATATTTAGGCTATACATAACAGCTGGCCCAACATACATTCTTACTTTAGAAACATCTTCAGAAATTCTGTTCATTAAATCTCCTGTTCTATTTTTCTTATAGAAGTTAAGTGATAGTCTTTGGTATTGTTGATAAATTTCATTTTTGAGATCGAATTCTATCAACCTAGAAGTAACAATAATTGTTTGTCTCATTACAAAAGTAAAAAAACCAGATAGTACTGCAACACCTACAATTATTAGCACATTTATTACTAATTGATGTTGTACGGTTTCTAAATTAGTAACGACTCCGTTTTGATAATCTTCAACAATATTTAAAGAATCTCCTACAATTTGAGGTATTTTTAAAGCTAAAAATTTGGCTAATATGGTTATTAAAGTACCAATTAATAATCGCCATTTATATTTAGAAAAGTATTTATTTAAGTGTCGTAGTTCTTTCAACGAATAGTGAGTTTTAAAAAAAATAAAATTACAACTATTATAGTGTCTGTAAATTATTTTTTTGTTAAAAAAGAGAAAGCACGAAGATACAAGAATCAGTATAAAATTTATTCTTAAAAAAGAATTAAAACGTGGTAGTAGAAAAATAAAATAACACTATTTTTGCAGCAAATTATATATAAGTTCTTTAGAAAATGATTAACAGAAGACATATTCGAGTTAAAGTAATGCAATCTGTGTACGCAATGTTACATTCTCATAATGATGATATCATTAAAGAGGAGAAATTTTTGAAACATAGTATTTTAAAAATGCATGATTTGTACGTTTTAAATTTACTATTGTTAGTAGAAGTACAGAAATTAGCAGCCAAAAAAATAGCACTTTCTAAAAAGAAAATCCTTGCCACCAAAGAAGATTTAAATCCAAATAACAAATTTTTAAACAATAAACTAATCAATATTATCGCAGAAAGCGTTAGTGTAGAAGGGTATGTTGAGTTAAATGATTTGA
Encoded here:
- a CDS encoding chorismate-binding protein; the protein is MNIIFNKIEENFKKEIPFVVYRKPNLETVSGFFMKDDSLEFTSEFTETGFVFAPFNSDEKAVLFPLEKSEFIHENILIEENVSLNDNTSDEVISDKEKHLHLVEKALDEINKNELVKVVLSRKEEIQLDKFDVLLTFKKLLNSYANAFVYVWFHPKVGLWFGATPETLLNIKGNSFKTMSLAGTQVYVDSEEVVWQNKELEEQQLVTDFIESQLKPISTNLKVDKKETIRAGNLLHLRSKIEGKLNNNSNLKALIRGLHPTPAVCGLPREKAEEFICQNENYKRTFYSGFLGELNIKNNSSSLFVNLRCMSIEDKIASIYVGGGITKESSAKNEWEETIAKTKTIKKVL
- a CDS encoding PUR family DNA/RNA-binding protein, translated to MAERAERVEQEEIFSQVLRAGRRTYFFDVRATKADDYYLTVTESKKFTHDDGSFHYQKHKIYLYKEDFTDFQEMLGKATDYILNEKGSEVISERHQKDFKKEEETETTDNVKSTESFTDVSFDDI
- a CDS encoding ABC transporter ATP-binding protein, which translates into the protein MKELRHLNKYFSKYKWRLLIGTLITILAKFLALKIPQIVGDSLNIVEDYQNGVVTNLETVQHQLVINVLIIVGVAVLSGFFTFVMRQTIIVTSRLIEFDLKNEIYQQYQRLSLNFYKKNRTGDLMNRISEDVSKVRMYVGPAVMYSLNMIVTFTVGFTQMISINVKLTMYTLIPFPLLSISIFVLSKVIHKRSTVVQQYLSKLTTFNQEFFSGINVVKSYGIEASIIKDFDKIADESKDKNIHLQKANALFFPLMILLIGISNIIVIYVGGKLYINDQIQIGVIIEFMLYVNILTWPVAVVGWVTSMVQQAEASQARINEFLQQVPEIQNTNTATSQLKGNVTFKDVTFTYDDTNITALKNINFSIKSGETIAILGRTGSGKSTIIELISRLYDTKVGTILLDDTPIKEANLDDVRSQIGFVPQDPFLFSESIEDNIKFGKEDATEAEIIAAAKNADVHKNIVDFPNGYKTILGERGVTLSGGQKQRVSIARAIIKKPKILIFDDCLSAVDTETEEKILSNLERISKNITTFIISHRISSAKNADKIIVLDEGQIIQQGTHNQLIAQEGYYKNLYDQQLLEKEN